One genomic segment of Elgaria multicarinata webbii isolate HBS135686 ecotype San Diego chromosome 9, rElgMul1.1.pri, whole genome shotgun sequence includes these proteins:
- the LRTM2 gene encoding leucine-rich repeat and transmembrane domain-containing protein 2 yields MLSLSGGYWWSNRLSLTWRETSLLAYWLSFCAAESLLTCPSSCKCNSGTLEVDCSGLGLSSIPLDIPTNTRTFLFFNNQLSIVPGQAFSNLSALQRLDLSNNFLDQLPENVFRDLVNLTELQLRNNSIRSLDKDLLQNTALLRQLDLSINGLAQIPSGIFDDLPSLRWLSLRSNRLQNLDRVTFEPLVSLQQLQVGDNPWECDCNLRDFKYWMEWFSYRGGKIDQLACTLPKELRGKDMRMVPMEMFNYCSQLEDENSSTVLDNIGPPCNKGSPTAPKPKTSPEVEEEPSVGCPQKQRYRPVSVRRAIGTVIIAGVVCGIVCIMMVVAAAYGCIYASLMAKYHRELKKRQPLMGDTEGEHEEQKQISSVA; encoded by the exons ATGTTGTCTCTGAGTGGAGGCTACTGGTGGAGcaacaggctttccctgacatGGAGAGAAACTAGCT TGCTTGCCTATTGGCTTTCATTCTGTGCAGCAGAGTCCCTCCTTACTTGCCCTTCCTCTTGCAAATGCAACAGCGGTACTCTGGAGGTGGACTGTAGTGGCTTGGGCCTTTCATCCATACCCCTGGACATTCCTACAAATACCAGGACCTTTCTTTTCTTCAACAACCAGCTAAGTATCGTACCAGGGcaagccttttccaacctgtctGCCCTCCAGAGACTGGATCTTTCCAACAACTTCTTAGACCAACTTCCTGAGAATGTTTTCAGAGACCTAGTGAACCTCACTGAGTTACAGCTGAGGAACAACAGCATCAGGAGTTTGGACAAAGACCTTCTGCAGAACACAGCTCTTTTGCGTCAGCTGGATCTCTCCATCAACGGACTTGCTCAAATCCCCTCAGGCATCTTTGATGACCTGCCCTCTCTCCGCTGGCTCTCCCTCAGGTCAAACCGCCTGCAGAATTTGGACAGGGTGACCTTTGAGCCATTAGTTAGTCTGCAGCAGTTGCAAGTCGGAGATAACCCCTGGGAATGTGATTGCAACCTGAGAGACTTCAAATACTGGATGGAATGGTTCTCTTACCGAG GAGGAAAGATAGACCAGCTGGCATGTACCCTGCCTAAGGAGCTGCGGGGGAAGGATATGCGCATGGTGCCCATGGAGATGTTTAACTACTGTTCCCAGCTGGAGGATGAGAACAGCTCTACTGTGCTGGACAATATTGGCCCTCCTTGCAATAAGGGAAGCCCAACAGCTCCCAAGCCTAAAACAAGCCCTGAAGTAGAAGAGGAGCCCAGCGTGGGTTGTCCCCAGAAGCAAAGATACCGGCCTGTCAGTGTGCGCCGGGCCATTGGCACAGTCATCATAGCTGGGGTGGTTTGTGGCATTGTGTGTATCATGATGGTAGTGGCAGCAGCTTATGGTTGTATCTATGCATCCCTCATGGCTAAGTACCATCGGGAGCTGAAGAAGAGGCAACCATTAATGGGTGACACAGAGGGTGAACATGAAGAACAAAAGCAGATCTCCTCTGTGGCATGA